The Echeneis naucrates chromosome 8, fEcheNa1.1, whole genome shotgun sequence genome has a window encoding:
- the clcn7 gene encoding H(+)/Cl(-) exchange transporter 7 isoform X3 produces MANITKKVSWSSRADESGAAGEGTPLLNGSEQPRLSRQDSIKGRPKEIPHNEKLLSLKYESLDYDNIENQLFLEEERRMSYLGFRCLEISRWVVCGWIGFLTGLIACFIDIAVEELAGFKYQVVKENIEKFTEVGGLSISLLLWAVLNAAIVMVGAIIVAYFEPIAAGSGIPQIKCYLNGIKIPRVVRLKTLVVKVCGVICSVVGGLAVGKEGPMIHSGAVVAAGVSQGRSTSLKKDFKIFEYFRRDTEKRDFVSAGAAAGVSAAFGAPVGGVLFSLEEGASFWNQMLTWRIFFASMISTFTLNFFLSIYHKNTGDLSSPGLINFGRFEGDSVAYNLYEIPLFILMGAIGGLLGALFNILNYWLTIFRIRYVHRPCLQVMEAMLVAAVTATVSFTMIYFSNDCQPLGPEHAEEYPLQLFCADGEYNSMATAFFNTPERSVRSLFHNQAGTYNPLTLGLFTLTYFFLACWTYGLAVSAGVFIPSLLIGAAWGRLFGILLAYITPNSAAKWADPGKYALIGAAAQLGGIVRMTLSLTVIMVEATGNVTYGFPIMLVLMTAKIVGDYIVEGLYDIHIKLQSVPFLHWEAPATSHWLTAREVMSSPVTCLNRIEKVGTIVDTLSNTSTKHNGFPVVVQVLGNEEPAKLCGLILRSQLIVLLKHKVFVELARSRLTHRKLQLKDFRDAYPRFPPIQSIHVSQDERECMMDLTEFMNPTPYTVPQETSLPRVFKLFRALGLRHLVVVDDENRVVGLVTRKDLARYHLGKHGLEELQLAQT; encoded by the exons ATGGCCAACATCACCAAGAAAGTGTCGTGGTCCAGCCGGGCGGACGAGTCCGGGGCGGCCGGGGAGGGGACGCCGCTGCTCAACGGCTCCGAGCAGCCCAGGCTCTCCAGACAG GACTCTATAAAGGGGCGCCCCAAAGAGATCCCTCACAATGAGAAGCTGTTGTCACTTAAATATGAA AGTCTGGACTATGATAACATTGAAAACCAGCTGtttctggaggaggagaggaggatgagttATTTG GGCTTCCGCTGTCTAGAGATCAGTCGCTGGGTGGTCTGTGGTTGGATTGGCTTTCTGACTGGCCTCATCGCCTGTTTCATTGACATTGCGGTCGAAGAGCTGGCTGGGTTCAAATACCAAGTGGTCAAAGAGA ACATAGAGAAGTTTACAGAGGTGGGGGGCTTGTCGATCTCACTCCTCCTCTGGGCTGTTCTTAATGCTGCCATTGTTATGGTGGGGGCTATCATAGTTGCATATTTTGAG CCCATAGCAGCAGGAAGTGGAATCCCTCAGATAAAGTGTTACCTAAATGGTATCAAGATTCCCAGGGTTGTACGACTCAAG ACACTTGTAGTTAAAGTGTGCGGCGTTATCTGTTCAGTGGTTGGCGGTCTTGCTGTCGGAAAG GAAGGGCCCATGATTCACTCAGGTGCTGTTGTAGCTGCAGGTGTCTCCCAGGGTAGGAGTACCTCTTTAAAGAAAGACTTCAAG atCTTTGAATATTTCCGGAGGGACACAGAGAAAAGGGACTTTGtttctgctggagctgctgccggagtctctgctgcttttggagCACCAGTTG GTGGCGTTCTGTTCTCTTTGGAGGAAGGGGCTTCCTTTTGGAACCAGATGCTGACATGGAGGATA TTCTTTGCCTCTATGATCTCCACTTTCACCCTGAACTTCTTTCTCAGCATCTATCACAAAAACACTGGAGACCTTTCCAGCCCAGGTCTCATCAACTTTGGACGCTTTGAGGGTGAT AGCGTGGCCTACAACCTTTATGAGATTCCCTTGTTCATTTTAATGGGAGCTATAG GTGGACTGCTGGGAGCCCTGTTTAATATCCTCAACTACTGGCTAACCATCTTCAGGATCAG ATACGTCCATCGCCCATGTTTACAAGTGATGGAGGCCATGTTGGTTGCTGCAGTAACTGCAACAGTGTCATTCACCATGATCTACTTTTCCAATGACTGCCAGCCTTTAGGCCCAGAGCACGCTGAAGAGTATCCTCTGCAG TTGTTCTGTGCAGACGGAGAGTACAATTCTATGGCAACAGCCTTCTTCAACACTCCTGAGAGAAGTGTCCGCAGTCTCTTCCACAACCAGGCAG GAACCTACAATCCTCTGACCCTGGGCTTGTTCACACTTACCTATTTCTTTCTGGCGTGTTGGACCTATGGCCTGGCTGTGTCTGCTGGAGTTTTCATCCCATCTCTGCTGATAGGAGCAGCCTGGGGGAGATTGTTTGGGATACTGCTGGCCTACATCACCCCTAACTCG GCAGCAAAGTGGGCTGACCCTGGTAAATATGCCTTGATTGGAGCTGCAGCTCAGTTAG GTGGCATCGTGAGGATGACTCTCAGTCTGACTGTCATCATGGTGGAGGCCACAGGAAACGTCACATACGGCTTCCCCATCATGCTCGTCCTCATGACTGCCAAGATAGTAGGAGACTACATTGTAGAG GGTCTGTATGACATCCATATTAAGCTGCAGAGTGTTCCCTTCCTACACTGGGAGGCTCCTGCCACATCCCACTGGCTGACAGCCAG AGAGGTGATGAGTTCTCCAGTTACCTGTTTAAACCGGATAGAGAAGGTGGGAACCATTGTGGACACGCTTAGTAACACATCCACCAAACACAACGGCTTTCCGGTTGTCGTGCAGGTTCTTGGTAATGAGGAG CCAGCGAAGCTCTGTGGGCTCATCCTTCGCTCTCAGCTCATTGTTCTTCTCAAGCACAAG GTTTTTGTGGAGTTGGCCCGGTCTCGGCTGACCCACAGGAAGCTCCAGCTGAAGGACTTCAGGGATGCATACCCCCGCTTCCCCCCCATCCAGAGCATCCATGTCTCTCAGGATGAGAGGGAGTGTATGATGGACCTCACTGAGTTCATGAACCCAACACCTTACACAGTACCACAG GAAACATCTCTTCCTCGTGTGTTCAAGTTATTCCGAGCTCTGGGACTCAGACACTTGGTGGTAGTGGATGATGAGAACAGG GTGGTTGGGCTGGTGACCAGGAAGGACTTAGCCAGGTATCACCTGGGCAAACATGGACTGGAGGAACTTCAGCTGGCCCAGACATAg
- the clcn7 gene encoding H(+)/Cl(-) exchange transporter 7 isoform X2 yields MANITKKVSWSSRADESGAAGEGTPLLNGSEQPRLSRQQSEGGSIFQIGRLSTVDLEEEITSDEDSIKGRPKEIPHNEKLLSLKYESLDYDNIENQLFLEEERRMSYLGFRCLEISRWVVCGWIGFLTGLIACFIDIAVEELAGFKYQVVKENIEKFTEVGGLSISLLLWAVLNAAIVMVGAIIVAYFEPIAAGSGIPQIKCYLNGIKIPRVVRLKTLVVKVCGVICSVVGGLAVGKEGPMIHSGAVVAAGVSQGRSTSLKKDFKIFEYFRRDTEKRDFVSAGAAAGVSAAFGAPVGGVLFSLEEGASFWNQMLTWRIFFASMISTFTLNFFLSIYHKNTGDLSSPGLINFGRFEGDSVAYNLYEIPLFILMGAIGGLLGALFNILNYWLTIFRIRYVHRPCLQVMEAMLVAAVTATVSFTMIYFSNDCQPLGPEHAEEYPLQLFCADGEYNSMATAFFNTPERSVRSLFHNQAGTYNPLTLGLFTLTYFFLACWTYGLAVSAGVFIPSLLIGAAWGRLFGILLAYITPNSAAKWADPGKYALIGAAAQLGGIVRMTLSLTVIMVEATGNVTYGFPIMLVLMTAKIVGDYIVEGLYDIHIKLQSVPFLHWEAPATSHWLTAREVMSSPVTCLNRIEKVGTIVDTLSNTSTKHNGFPVVVQPAKLCGLILRSQLIVLLKHKVFVELARSRLTHRKLQLKDFRDAYPRFPPIQSIHVSQDERECMMDLTEFMNPTPYTVPQETSLPRVFKLFRALGLRHLVVVDDENRVVGLVTRKDLARYHLGKHGLEELQLAQT; encoded by the exons ATGGCCAACATCACCAAGAAAGTGTCGTGGTCCAGCCGGGCGGACGAGTCCGGGGCGGCCGGGGAGGGGACGCCGCTGCTCAACGGCTCCGAGCAGCCCAGGCTCTCCAGACAG CAATCTGAAGGAGGCAGTATATTTCAGATAGGCAGACTGAGCACGGTGGATTTGGAGGAGGAGATAACATCAGATGAG GACTCTATAAAGGGGCGCCCCAAAGAGATCCCTCACAATGAGAAGCTGTTGTCACTTAAATATGAA AGTCTGGACTATGATAACATTGAAAACCAGCTGtttctggaggaggagaggaggatgagttATTTG GGCTTCCGCTGTCTAGAGATCAGTCGCTGGGTGGTCTGTGGTTGGATTGGCTTTCTGACTGGCCTCATCGCCTGTTTCATTGACATTGCGGTCGAAGAGCTGGCTGGGTTCAAATACCAAGTGGTCAAAGAGA ACATAGAGAAGTTTACAGAGGTGGGGGGCTTGTCGATCTCACTCCTCCTCTGGGCTGTTCTTAATGCTGCCATTGTTATGGTGGGGGCTATCATAGTTGCATATTTTGAG CCCATAGCAGCAGGAAGTGGAATCCCTCAGATAAAGTGTTACCTAAATGGTATCAAGATTCCCAGGGTTGTACGACTCAAG ACACTTGTAGTTAAAGTGTGCGGCGTTATCTGTTCAGTGGTTGGCGGTCTTGCTGTCGGAAAG GAAGGGCCCATGATTCACTCAGGTGCTGTTGTAGCTGCAGGTGTCTCCCAGGGTAGGAGTACCTCTTTAAAGAAAGACTTCAAG atCTTTGAATATTTCCGGAGGGACACAGAGAAAAGGGACTTTGtttctgctggagctgctgccggagtctctgctgcttttggagCACCAGTTG GTGGCGTTCTGTTCTCTTTGGAGGAAGGGGCTTCCTTTTGGAACCAGATGCTGACATGGAGGATA TTCTTTGCCTCTATGATCTCCACTTTCACCCTGAACTTCTTTCTCAGCATCTATCACAAAAACACTGGAGACCTTTCCAGCCCAGGTCTCATCAACTTTGGACGCTTTGAGGGTGAT AGCGTGGCCTACAACCTTTATGAGATTCCCTTGTTCATTTTAATGGGAGCTATAG GTGGACTGCTGGGAGCCCTGTTTAATATCCTCAACTACTGGCTAACCATCTTCAGGATCAG ATACGTCCATCGCCCATGTTTACAAGTGATGGAGGCCATGTTGGTTGCTGCAGTAACTGCAACAGTGTCATTCACCATGATCTACTTTTCCAATGACTGCCAGCCTTTAGGCCCAGAGCACGCTGAAGAGTATCCTCTGCAG TTGTTCTGTGCAGACGGAGAGTACAATTCTATGGCAACAGCCTTCTTCAACACTCCTGAGAGAAGTGTCCGCAGTCTCTTCCACAACCAGGCAG GAACCTACAATCCTCTGACCCTGGGCTTGTTCACACTTACCTATTTCTTTCTGGCGTGTTGGACCTATGGCCTGGCTGTGTCTGCTGGAGTTTTCATCCCATCTCTGCTGATAGGAGCAGCCTGGGGGAGATTGTTTGGGATACTGCTGGCCTACATCACCCCTAACTCG GCAGCAAAGTGGGCTGACCCTGGTAAATATGCCTTGATTGGAGCTGCAGCTCAGTTAG GTGGCATCGTGAGGATGACTCTCAGTCTGACTGTCATCATGGTGGAGGCCACAGGAAACGTCACATACGGCTTCCCCATCATGCTCGTCCTCATGACTGCCAAGATAGTAGGAGACTACATTGTAGAG GGTCTGTATGACATCCATATTAAGCTGCAGAGTGTTCCCTTCCTACACTGGGAGGCTCCTGCCACATCCCACTGGCTGACAGCCAG AGAGGTGATGAGTTCTCCAGTTACCTGTTTAAACCGGATAGAGAAGGTGGGAACCATTGTGGACACGCTTAGTAACACATCCACCAAACACAACGGCTTTCCGGTTGTCGTGCAG CCAGCGAAGCTCTGTGGGCTCATCCTTCGCTCTCAGCTCATTGTTCTTCTCAAGCACAAG GTTTTTGTGGAGTTGGCCCGGTCTCGGCTGACCCACAGGAAGCTCCAGCTGAAGGACTTCAGGGATGCATACCCCCGCTTCCCCCCCATCCAGAGCATCCATGTCTCTCAGGATGAGAGGGAGTGTATGATGGACCTCACTGAGTTCATGAACCCAACACCTTACACAGTACCACAG GAAACATCTCTTCCTCGTGTGTTCAAGTTATTCCGAGCTCTGGGACTCAGACACTTGGTGGTAGTGGATGATGAGAACAGG GTGGTTGGGCTGGTGACCAGGAAGGACTTAGCCAGGTATCACCTGGGCAAACATGGACTGGAGGAACTTCAGCTGGCCCAGACATAg
- the clcn7 gene encoding H(+)/Cl(-) exchange transporter 7 isoform X1 yields the protein MANITKKVSWSSRADESGAAGEGTPLLNGSEQPRLSRQQSEGGSIFQIGRLSTVDLEEEITSDEDSIKGRPKEIPHNEKLLSLKYESLDYDNIENQLFLEEERRMSYLGFRCLEISRWVVCGWIGFLTGLIACFIDIAVEELAGFKYQVVKENIEKFTEVGGLSISLLLWAVLNAAIVMVGAIIVAYFEPIAAGSGIPQIKCYLNGIKIPRVVRLKTLVVKVCGVICSVVGGLAVGKEGPMIHSGAVVAAGVSQGRSTSLKKDFKIFEYFRRDTEKRDFVSAGAAAGVSAAFGAPVGGVLFSLEEGASFWNQMLTWRIFFASMISTFTLNFFLSIYHKNTGDLSSPGLINFGRFEGDSVAYNLYEIPLFILMGAIGGLLGALFNILNYWLTIFRIRYVHRPCLQVMEAMLVAAVTATVSFTMIYFSNDCQPLGPEHAEEYPLQLFCADGEYNSMATAFFNTPERSVRSLFHNQAGTYNPLTLGLFTLTYFFLACWTYGLAVSAGVFIPSLLIGAAWGRLFGILLAYITPNSAAKWADPGKYALIGAAAQLGGIVRMTLSLTVIMVEATGNVTYGFPIMLVLMTAKIVGDYIVEGLYDIHIKLQSVPFLHWEAPATSHWLTAREVMSSPVTCLNRIEKVGTIVDTLSNTSTKHNGFPVVVQVLGNEEPAKLCGLILRSQLIVLLKHKVFVELARSRLTHRKLQLKDFRDAYPRFPPIQSIHVSQDERECMMDLTEFMNPTPYTVPQETSLPRVFKLFRALGLRHLVVVDDENRVVGLVTRKDLARYHLGKHGLEELQLAQT from the exons ATGGCCAACATCACCAAGAAAGTGTCGTGGTCCAGCCGGGCGGACGAGTCCGGGGCGGCCGGGGAGGGGACGCCGCTGCTCAACGGCTCCGAGCAGCCCAGGCTCTCCAGACAG CAATCTGAAGGAGGCAGTATATTTCAGATAGGCAGACTGAGCACGGTGGATTTGGAGGAGGAGATAACATCAGATGAG GACTCTATAAAGGGGCGCCCCAAAGAGATCCCTCACAATGAGAAGCTGTTGTCACTTAAATATGAA AGTCTGGACTATGATAACATTGAAAACCAGCTGtttctggaggaggagaggaggatgagttATTTG GGCTTCCGCTGTCTAGAGATCAGTCGCTGGGTGGTCTGTGGTTGGATTGGCTTTCTGACTGGCCTCATCGCCTGTTTCATTGACATTGCGGTCGAAGAGCTGGCTGGGTTCAAATACCAAGTGGTCAAAGAGA ACATAGAGAAGTTTACAGAGGTGGGGGGCTTGTCGATCTCACTCCTCCTCTGGGCTGTTCTTAATGCTGCCATTGTTATGGTGGGGGCTATCATAGTTGCATATTTTGAG CCCATAGCAGCAGGAAGTGGAATCCCTCAGATAAAGTGTTACCTAAATGGTATCAAGATTCCCAGGGTTGTACGACTCAAG ACACTTGTAGTTAAAGTGTGCGGCGTTATCTGTTCAGTGGTTGGCGGTCTTGCTGTCGGAAAG GAAGGGCCCATGATTCACTCAGGTGCTGTTGTAGCTGCAGGTGTCTCCCAGGGTAGGAGTACCTCTTTAAAGAAAGACTTCAAG atCTTTGAATATTTCCGGAGGGACACAGAGAAAAGGGACTTTGtttctgctggagctgctgccggagtctctgctgcttttggagCACCAGTTG GTGGCGTTCTGTTCTCTTTGGAGGAAGGGGCTTCCTTTTGGAACCAGATGCTGACATGGAGGATA TTCTTTGCCTCTATGATCTCCACTTTCACCCTGAACTTCTTTCTCAGCATCTATCACAAAAACACTGGAGACCTTTCCAGCCCAGGTCTCATCAACTTTGGACGCTTTGAGGGTGAT AGCGTGGCCTACAACCTTTATGAGATTCCCTTGTTCATTTTAATGGGAGCTATAG GTGGACTGCTGGGAGCCCTGTTTAATATCCTCAACTACTGGCTAACCATCTTCAGGATCAG ATACGTCCATCGCCCATGTTTACAAGTGATGGAGGCCATGTTGGTTGCTGCAGTAACTGCAACAGTGTCATTCACCATGATCTACTTTTCCAATGACTGCCAGCCTTTAGGCCCAGAGCACGCTGAAGAGTATCCTCTGCAG TTGTTCTGTGCAGACGGAGAGTACAATTCTATGGCAACAGCCTTCTTCAACACTCCTGAGAGAAGTGTCCGCAGTCTCTTCCACAACCAGGCAG GAACCTACAATCCTCTGACCCTGGGCTTGTTCACACTTACCTATTTCTTTCTGGCGTGTTGGACCTATGGCCTGGCTGTGTCTGCTGGAGTTTTCATCCCATCTCTGCTGATAGGAGCAGCCTGGGGGAGATTGTTTGGGATACTGCTGGCCTACATCACCCCTAACTCG GCAGCAAAGTGGGCTGACCCTGGTAAATATGCCTTGATTGGAGCTGCAGCTCAGTTAG GTGGCATCGTGAGGATGACTCTCAGTCTGACTGTCATCATGGTGGAGGCCACAGGAAACGTCACATACGGCTTCCCCATCATGCTCGTCCTCATGACTGCCAAGATAGTAGGAGACTACATTGTAGAG GGTCTGTATGACATCCATATTAAGCTGCAGAGTGTTCCCTTCCTACACTGGGAGGCTCCTGCCACATCCCACTGGCTGACAGCCAG AGAGGTGATGAGTTCTCCAGTTACCTGTTTAAACCGGATAGAGAAGGTGGGAACCATTGTGGACACGCTTAGTAACACATCCACCAAACACAACGGCTTTCCGGTTGTCGTGCAGGTTCTTGGTAATGAGGAG CCAGCGAAGCTCTGTGGGCTCATCCTTCGCTCTCAGCTCATTGTTCTTCTCAAGCACAAG GTTTTTGTGGAGTTGGCCCGGTCTCGGCTGACCCACAGGAAGCTCCAGCTGAAGGACTTCAGGGATGCATACCCCCGCTTCCCCCCCATCCAGAGCATCCATGTCTCTCAGGATGAGAGGGAGTGTATGATGGACCTCACTGAGTTCATGAACCCAACACCTTACACAGTACCACAG GAAACATCTCTTCCTCGTGTGTTCAAGTTATTCCGAGCTCTGGGACTCAGACACTTGGTGGTAGTGGATGATGAGAACAGG GTGGTTGGGCTGGTGACCAGGAAGGACTTAGCCAGGTATCACCTGGGCAAACATGGACTGGAGGAACTTCAGCTGGCCCAGACATAg